Proteins co-encoded in one Acidithiobacillus caldus ATCC 51756 genomic window:
- the tolQ gene encoding protein TolQ encodes MDPQHSIAAAESLSLTHLVLHASWVVQAILVLLLIASVASWYVIFQKALVFAHAQRALKRFEKRFWSGGEMAQIYQQVTGNAQLETGAGAIFCAGYEEFQRQRKQARGADALDAARRAMRGAQIREVGQLEGNLPLLASISSVAPFVGLLGTVWGIMTTFMNIGAAQQATLATVAPPVAEALIATLAGLFAAIPATFFYNRFVHRLDELDSHYEVFMDEFTNILHRQTPEAKP; translated from the coding sequence ATGGACCCTCAACACAGTATTGCCGCCGCCGAATCCCTTTCCCTCACGCACTTGGTGCTCCATGCCAGTTGGGTGGTGCAAGCCATCCTCGTGCTTCTGCTCATTGCCTCGGTAGCTTCCTGGTACGTCATCTTTCAGAAGGCCCTGGTCTTTGCGCACGCCCAGCGGGCCCTGAAACGCTTCGAGAAACGCTTCTGGAGCGGCGGTGAAATGGCCCAGATCTACCAGCAGGTAACGGGCAACGCCCAATTGGAGACCGGGGCCGGGGCTATTTTCTGTGCCGGCTATGAAGAGTTTCAACGGCAGCGCAAACAGGCGCGCGGAGCCGACGCCCTGGATGCCGCGCGCCGCGCCATGCGGGGTGCCCAGATCCGCGAGGTGGGACAGTTGGAGGGGAACCTGCCGCTGCTGGCATCCATCTCGTCGGTGGCGCCCTTTGTTGGCCTGCTGGGGACGGTGTGGGGCATCATGACGACCTTCATGAACATCGGCGCCGCTCAGCAGGCGACGCTGGCCACCGTGGCGCCACCTGTGGCCGAGGCCCTCATTGCCACGCTGGCCGGTCTCTTCGCCGCCATCCCGGCGACCTTCTTCTACAACCGCTTCGTGCACCGGCTGGATGAACTGGACTCCCATTACGAGGTCTTCATGGACGAGTTCACCAACATCCTGCACCGGCAAACCCCCGAGGCCAAACCATGA
- the tolR gene encoding protein TolR — MKRRRLLAEMNVVPYIDVSLVLLVIFMLSAPLLTQGVNVNLPKGVTKPVPDKTPPIVISVSRHGALYLQYKDVHQAVQLDDLSQVVQRLSHGHGDDTQVLVGGDAAVDYGKVMAVIARLQQAGISKVGLLTRPEGH; from the coding sequence ATGAAAAGACGGCGACTACTGGCGGAGATGAACGTCGTGCCCTACATCGACGTCTCCTTGGTACTGCTGGTGATCTTCATGCTCTCGGCACCGCTGCTGACCCAGGGCGTGAACGTCAATCTGCCCAAGGGCGTCACCAAGCCCGTGCCGGACAAGACCCCGCCCATCGTCATCTCCGTCAGCCGCCACGGCGCGCTGTATCTGCAGTACAAGGATGTACACCAGGCGGTGCAACTGGACGATCTGTCCCAGGTCGTCCAGCGTCTGAGCCACGGTCATGGCGACGATACACAGGTGCTGGTGGGCGGAGATGCCGCAGTGGACTATGGCAAGGTCATGGCGGTCATAGCCCGCCTACAGCAGGCCGGCATCAGCAAGGTGGGTCTGTTGACACGCCCGGAGGGACATTGA
- the tolA gene encoding cell envelope integrity protein TolA, which translates to MKREPRTAPLVLAILLNAALLVALFWTFHVNIPRVGSTPMQAQLISSAATPAATPSVKPAAVEPAKATTKPAPTPPPKPETKPQPKPQPSPKLEAQAQAKAQAREQAEEAQKQHKAQEKAAELAAQRAAAERQAQELAAQKRAAKLAAQRRAQEKAAAQKAAAEKAAAEKAAAEKAAAEKAAAEKAAAEKAAAEKAAAERAAQLKKELAEQAAKAAEAARAKALRERMEAQAKLQAEANIAAARAAQAAEDQKLSALFSQEVQRRVYRQWDTNFAAALSCVVQIHLSPTGAIIGAPKILRSSGNPQFDRAVIAAVEQAAPFVPPLGLSYNAYREVNIQFNAEELNHG; encoded by the coding sequence TTGAAACGGGAGCCGCGCACCGCGCCACTGGTCCTGGCCATTCTCCTCAACGCCGCTCTCCTGGTGGCCTTGTTCTGGACCTTCCACGTCAATATTCCCCGTGTTGGCTCAACGCCCATGCAGGCGCAGCTCATCAGTTCCGCCGCCACCCCCGCAGCAACGCCATCAGTAAAGCCTGCTGCCGTGGAGCCCGCCAAAGCCACAACGAAGCCCGCCCCCACTCCACCGCCTAAGCCCGAGACCAAGCCACAGCCAAAGCCGCAACCATCGCCAAAGTTGGAAGCACAGGCACAGGCTAAAGCACAGGCCAGGGAGCAAGCAGAGGAAGCCCAAAAGCAGCACAAAGCGCAGGAAAAGGCAGCGGAACTGGCCGCACAGCGGGCCGCAGCCGAGAGGCAAGCCCAAGAGCTCGCCGCCCAGAAGCGTGCCGCGAAACTCGCGGCACAGCGCCGGGCACAGGAAAAGGCTGCAGCTCAGAAGGCGGCCGCCGAGAAGGCTGCGGCGGAGAAGGCTGCGGCGGAGAAGGCTGCGGCGGAGAAGGCTGCGGCTGAAAAGGCTGCGGCTGAAAAGGCTGCGGCTGAAAAGGCTGCGGCCGAGCGCGCCGCCCAGCTCAAGAAGGAATTGGCAGAACAGGCTGCCAAAGCCGCCGAGGCGGCACGTGCCAAGGCCCTGCGCGAGCGCATGGAAGCGCAAGCCAAGCTCCAGGCCGAGGCCAACATCGCCGCTGCCCGGGCGGCCCAGGCAGCCGAAGATCAGAAGCTCAGCGCGCTTTTCAGTCAGGAGGTGCAAAGGCGGGTCTATCGCCAGTGGGACACCAATTTCGCCGCCGCCCTCTCGTGCGTGGTACAAATCCACCTGAGTCCTACGGGCGCCATCATTGGTGCACCGAAGATCCTGCGTTCCAGCGGTAATCCCCAGTTTGATCGCGCCGTCATCGCCGCCGTGGAGCAGGCCGCGCCCTTCGTACCGCCACTGGGCCTGTCGTACAATGCCTATCGCGAAGTCAACATCCAATTCAACGCCGAGGAACTCAATCATGGCTAG
- the tolB gene encoding Tol-Pal system beta propeller repeat protein TolB yields MARRLWILLLTFGLGFFWNPAAQAALTVDVTKSVSSALPIAIPSFGPGLPGQPSVADVIRSDLSHSGLFRVLAPGSYPGDPHQPIEVKASSWSGIGATGLAIGDTQKEANGNYVVQVYVYNVQTGQELAARRYTCSPAELHMTAHHVADLIYKTFTGKAGPFAARIAYVRQIGNEYTLLVAESDGWNPHPVVRGRMPVFSPVWSPDNRRLAYVTYHDARAIIYVQDLATGQRQAVAPAGEIVSAPAFSPDGRELAYARAEGGATNIFVVDLATGQRRQLTHGSAINTSPSWAPDGRHLVFVSDRAGSPQIYSMDSDGGDVHRLTFSGNYNASPVYSPTGQDIAFIHRTDGVYALAVMRADGSGMRVLDAQGNCDHPSFAGNGQMILYGTQRGGRKVLAEASVDGKTLAVLRGTAGEDSQPAWSH; encoded by the coding sequence ATGGCTAGACGTCTATGGATCCTGCTTCTGACCTTTGGCCTGGGGTTTTTCTGGAATCCGGCAGCCCAGGCTGCACTCACCGTCGACGTCACCAAAAGTGTGTCCTCGGCCCTGCCCATCGCCATACCGTCCTTCGGACCGGGCCTGCCCGGCCAGCCTAGTGTGGCGGACGTCATCCGCAGTGACCTCAGCCACAGCGGCCTCTTTCGGGTCCTGGCGCCGGGCAGCTACCCCGGCGATCCCCATCAGCCCATCGAGGTCAAGGCCAGCAGCTGGAGCGGCATCGGGGCGACGGGCCTGGCCATCGGCGATACGCAGAAAGAAGCCAATGGCAATTATGTGGTTCAGGTCTACGTCTACAATGTGCAGACCGGTCAGGAACTGGCCGCCCGTCGGTATACTTGCTCGCCTGCGGAGCTGCACATGACGGCGCACCACGTGGCCGATCTCATCTATAAGACTTTTACCGGTAAGGCGGGGCCTTTCGCCGCACGCATCGCCTACGTGCGCCAGATCGGTAATGAGTACACCTTGCTGGTGGCGGAGTCCGATGGCTGGAACCCGCACCCAGTGGTGCGCGGCCGGATGCCCGTTTTTTCACCGGTATGGTCACCGGATAATCGACGCCTGGCCTATGTCACCTACCACGATGCACGCGCCATCATTTACGTCCAGGATCTGGCTACGGGACAACGCCAGGCCGTGGCTCCGGCGGGCGAGATCGTCAGCGCGCCGGCCTTCTCCCCCGATGGTCGAGAGCTGGCCTATGCCCGTGCCGAAGGCGGGGCGACGAATATCTTTGTCGTCGATCTGGCCACGGGGCAACGGCGCCAGTTGACCCACGGTAGCGCCATCAATACGTCACCCAGCTGGGCGCCCGATGGCCGGCATCTGGTGTTCGTTTCCGATCGCGCCGGCAGCCCACAGATCTATTCCATGGACTCCGATGGCGGGGACGTCCATCGCCTGACCTTTTCCGGCAACTACAATGCCAGCCCGGTATACTCGCCCACGGGTCAGGACATCGCTTTCATCCACCGTACTGATGGCGTCTACGCGCTGGCGGTGATGCGAGCCGACGGCAGCGGCATGCGCGTTCTGGACGCCCAGGGCAATTGCGATCACCCGAGCTTTGCCGGTAACGGTCAGATGATCCTTTATGGCACCCAGCGCGGTGGCCGCAAGGTCCTTGCCGAGGCCAGCGTCGACGGTAAGACCTTGGCGGTTCTGCGGGGCACGGCGGGTGAGGATAGCCAACCCGCCTGGTCACACTGA
- the queC gene encoding 7-cyano-7-deazaguanine synthase QueC yields the protein MGDSEKAAIVLLSGGLDSATVLAIAREAGFALHALSFDYGQRHATELQFARKLAEAAGVRSHRVLKMDLRIFGASALTDERIAVPEEPAAAGIPITYVPARNTLFLSYALALAEVLGVLDIFIGVNSQDYSGYPDCRPEFIQRFQELAQVATVLGTEKGQKLSIHAPLQYLSKAQIIRRGLELGVDYAHTRSCYQLDTQGRSCGRCDSCRLRLAGFAELDLRDPAPYI from the coding sequence ATGGGCGATTCCGAGAAAGCAGCCATCGTTTTGCTATCGGGCGGACTGGATTCCGCCACGGTGCTCGCCATTGCCCGGGAGGCGGGCTTCGCTCTGCACGCTCTGTCCTTTGACTACGGGCAGCGGCACGCCACGGAATTGCAGTTTGCGCGCAAGCTCGCCGAGGCAGCGGGTGTGCGCAGTCACCGCGTCCTCAAGATGGATTTGCGGATATTTGGCGCATCGGCCCTCACGGACGAGCGCATCGCTGTCCCCGAGGAACCCGCCGCGGCGGGCATTCCCATCACCTATGTGCCGGCGCGCAATACCCTTTTCCTCTCCTACGCCCTGGCCTTGGCAGAAGTGCTGGGTGTCCTGGACATCTTCATCGGGGTGAACAGCCAGGATTACAGCGGTTACCCCGATTGTCGGCCGGAATTCATCCAACGTTTTCAGGAGCTGGCCCAGGTGGCCACGGTGCTCGGCACAGAAAAAGGCCAAAAACTCAGCATCCACGCCCCGCTCCAGTACCTCAGCAAGGCGCAGATCATTCGCCGCGGGCTGGAATTGGGCGTCGACTACGCCCACACCCGATCCTGTTACCAACTGGATACCCAGGGGCGCTCCTGCGGTCGCTGCGACAGCTGCCGGCTGCGTCTTGCCGGTTTTGCCGAACTCGACCTGCGGGACCCCGCCCCCTATATCTAG
- the queE gene encoding 7-carboxy-7-deazaguanine synthase QueE: MSRLRVSEIFHSLQGETTASGVPATFVRLTGCPLRCSYCDTAYAFHGGEWLDADQILARVAERDNRLVVITGGEPLAQPAVHALMTALCDGGREVYLETSGALSVAEVDPRVVKILDLKSPGSGELERNLWENLDYLGSRDQVKFVLCNRDDYEWARTTVRERKLQGRCELLFSPAYGQLTARDLAEWILEDRLPVRLQIQLHKFIWGDVPGH; the protein is encoded by the coding sequence ATGTCCCGGCTGCGCGTCAGCGAGATCTTTCATAGCCTGCAGGGTGAGACGACCGCCTCCGGAGTTCCGGCAACCTTCGTGCGCCTGACCGGCTGTCCCCTGCGCTGCAGCTACTGCGACACCGCCTATGCCTTCCACGGTGGCGAGTGGCTGGATGCCGACCAGATCCTGGCGCGGGTGGCCGAGCGCGACAACCGACTGGTGGTGATCACCGGCGGCGAGCCTTTGGCGCAACCGGCGGTGCATGCGCTCATGACGGCTCTGTGCGACGGCGGGCGCGAGGTGTACCTCGAAACCAGTGGTGCCCTGAGCGTCGCGGAGGTGGATCCGCGGGTCGTCAAGATTCTCGATCTGAAAAGCCCGGGGTCCGGAGAACTCGAGCGAAACCTTTGGGAAAACCTGGACTACCTGGGTAGCCGCGATCAGGTCAAGTTTGTGCTTTGCAATCGCGATGACTACGAATGGGCGCGGACCACGGTGCGGGAGCGCAAGCTTCAGGGTCGCTGCGAACTGCTTTTTTCCCCCGCCTACGGTCAATTGACTGCCAGGGATCTGGCGGAGTGGATCCTCGAAGATCGTCTGCCAGTGCGTCTGCAGATCCAGTTGCACAAGTTCATTTGGGGGGATGTCCCGGGCCACTGA
- the ybgF gene encoding tol-pal system protein YbgF yields MTNTTRLLLVLGLGAFSPMVWAQSTSEQLLQLRQEVSVLQGEVNSLIAVQKAERGSQSALADLVNRSQRMEAEIRDLRGELESKTHALEQQQKATEQRLNSLAAAMATVAPATSADLSAAPVASVSSAAQGTKTSNALASALGDASESSVPGLGQADYQRAFDLLRAGKYGSAVTALQDFIRKYPQSSLVVNAYYWLGQAQYVLGQNDAAIKSLSTVENQYAQSSLAPEAMLRLAEVYQATGQATKARAVLNKVLKQYPSTPSAQKAQARLQAMSR; encoded by the coding sequence ATGACAAACACAACCCGACTGCTGCTGGTCCTGGGTCTGGGGGCCTTCAGTCCCATGGTGTGGGCGCAGTCCACCAGCGAGCAGTTGCTGCAGTTGCGTCAAGAGGTGTCGGTGCTGCAGGGCGAGGTCAACAGCCTCATCGCCGTGCAGAAAGCCGAGCGAGGTAGCCAGAGTGCCCTCGCCGACCTCGTCAACCGCTCCCAGAGAATGGAGGCGGAGATTCGCGATCTGCGTGGTGAACTGGAGAGTAAAACCCACGCCTTGGAGCAACAGCAGAAGGCAACGGAACAGCGGTTGAACAGCCTTGCGGCGGCGATGGCCACCGTTGCGCCGGCGACCAGCGCCGACCTCAGCGCCGCTCCGGTGGCTTCGGTATCGTCCGCGGCCCAGGGGACAAAGACCAGCAACGCGCTGGCCAGCGCCCTGGGTGACGCCTCGGAATCCAGCGTTCCTGGCCTCGGCCAGGCCGATTACCAGCGCGCCTTCGACCTGTTGCGCGCGGGCAAGTACGGTTCGGCGGTGACTGCCCTGCAGGATTTCATCCGTAAATACCCACAGAGCAGTCTCGTCGTCAACGCCTACTACTGGCTGGGCCAGGCGCAGTACGTCCTGGGCCAGAACGATGCCGCCATCAAGAGCCTGAGCACCGTCGAGAATCAGTACGCCCAAAGCAGTCTGGCACCGGAGGCGATGCTGCGCCTCGCCGAGGTCTACCAGGCCACAGGGCAGGCGACCAAGGCGCGCGCCGTTCTCAATAAGGTACTCAAGCAGTATCCCAGCACTCCCTCGGCACAGAAGGCTCAGGCCCGACTGCAGGCCATGTCGCGCTAA
- the pal gene encoding peptidoglycan-associated lipoprotein Pal produces MDRKYMLVALTAAGILALAGCASNVGSGAPKAAGPVAPAESANTAAYNGAGIGSQQLDANGPIGGANSGLTAAELAALPQHLRVHFGFNSDSLDARAQEIASQNAQFMMNHAHVKVRLEGNTDDRGTQEYNLALGERRAEAVKRYLEAQGVSAARISTVSFGKDNPLCNQNDESCWAKNRRVDFVYSGGYNGG; encoded by the coding sequence ATGGATCGTAAATACATGCTGGTGGCCCTCACCGCGGCGGGAATCCTCGCTCTTGCCGGTTGTGCCAGTAACGTCGGCAGTGGTGCGCCCAAGGCGGCGGGACCCGTGGCGCCAGCGGAGTCGGCGAATACGGCGGCCTACAATGGAGCCGGAATCGGCTCACAGCAGTTGGATGCCAACGGCCCCATCGGCGGCGCCAACAGCGGCCTCACGGCGGCGGAGCTGGCAGCGCTACCGCAGCATCTGCGGGTGCATTTTGGCTTCAATAGCGACAGTCTGGACGCCCGCGCCCAGGAAATTGCCAGTCAGAATGCCCAGTTCATGATGAATCACGCCCACGTCAAGGTGCGTCTGGAAGGCAATACCGACGATCGCGGGACCCAGGAATACAACCTTGCTCTGGGTGAGCGTCGTGCCGAGGCGGTCAAGCGGTATCTGGAGGCGCAGGGTGTCAGCGCTGCGCGTATCAGCACCGTGAGTTTTGGCAAGGACAATCCCCTGTGCAACCAGAACGACGAAAGCTGCTGGGCCAAGAACCGGCGCGTCGATTTTGTGTATAGTGGTGGTTACAACGGCGGATGA
- the hemC gene encoding hydroxymethylbilane synthase, whose amino-acid sequence MSRTSSVTPLRIGTRASPLALWQAEHVRAGLLRAHPEIPVEIVPMTTQGDRMLAVPLHEIGGKGLFVKEIEAALLEGTVDLAVHSMKDVPAQQPEGLEIAAILAREDVRDAWVSNTFARPEDLPQGGRVGSSSLRRRAQLLHRLPQTVVLDLRGNVATRLRKLDAGDYDGIVLAAAGLKRLGLLERIRHYLEPELSLPAVGQGAIGVEIRSDDARTRTLLKPLNDPTTSRCVGAERHMNRLLGGDCRLPVAALAEADGTGLRLRGLVASPDGRELLRAEAVGSLAHSVGEQVAQALLAQGAQHIIDEVKRA is encoded by the coding sequence ATGTCCCGCACCAGCTCCGTAACGCCCCTGCGCATTGGCACACGCGCCAGTCCCCTTGCCCTTTGGCAAGCCGAGCACGTGCGCGCCGGCCTGCTGCGCGCCCATCCCGAAATACCGGTAGAGATCGTGCCCATGACCACGCAGGGGGATCGCATGCTCGCCGTCCCGCTCCACGAGATCGGCGGCAAGGGACTGTTCGTCAAGGAGATCGAGGCGGCCCTGCTCGAGGGCACGGTGGACCTTGCGGTGCATTCCATGAAGGACGTCCCGGCACAGCAGCCGGAGGGCCTGGAGATTGCGGCCATACTGGCGCGGGAGGATGTGCGCGACGCCTGGGTGTCCAATACCTTCGCAAGACCCGAAGATCTTCCCCAGGGCGGTCGGGTGGGGAGCTCCAGCCTGCGTCGGCGTGCCCAGCTCCTGCATCGGCTGCCGCAGACGGTCGTGCTGGATCTGCGTGGCAATGTCGCCACGCGCCTGCGCAAGCTGGATGCCGGTGACTACGACGGTATCGTGCTTGCGGCGGCCGGTCTCAAGCGCCTGGGACTCCTGGAGCGTATCCGCCACTATCTGGAGCCTGAACTTTCGCTCCCGGCCGTGGGTCAAGGCGCCATCGGTGTGGAGATCCGCAGCGACGATGCGCGTACGCGCACCTTGCTCAAGCCCCTGAACGATCCTACGACGAGCCGTTGCGTGGGTGCCGAGCGCCACATGAATCGTCTCCTGGGCGGCGACTGCCGCCTGCCCGTCGCGGCCCTGGCCGAAGCCGACGGAACCGGGCTGCGCCTGCGCGGTCTGGTGGCAAGCCCGGACGGGCGAGAGCTCCTGCGGGCAGAGGCAGTGGGTAGCCTTGCACACAGTGTGGGCGAGCAGGTTGCCCAGGCGCTCCTGGCCCAGGGAGCACAGCACATCATCGATGAGGTGAAACGGGCATGA
- a CDS encoding uroporphyrinogen-III synthase: protein MRELLRGKGIVVTRPKEQSGELIALLEAAGALPIPFPAIRIEAPENWQSLDAALTDLARFQWAIFSSRNAVQFALSRLQALARQWPASTRIAAVGRETARALKDFGLGVDLVPERFSSEGLLEHPALLEVRGERIALFAGDQGRELLERTLGERGALVEKVYCYRRSVPGANPTPLLHAWARGELQAVTVTSPEIFNNFYQMVGGLGQRWLKTTPIVAISPLTAEAITAKGLPAPWVAPEASNQGLLQALQDWAAHTEGSGK, encoded by the coding sequence ATGAGAGAGCTTCTGCGCGGCAAGGGCATCGTCGTCACCCGACCAAAGGAACAGTCCGGCGAACTCATCGCCCTGCTGGAAGCGGCTGGCGCACTTCCCATCCCCTTCCCGGCCATCCGTATCGAGGCGCCGGAGAACTGGCAATCCCTGGATGCCGCCCTGACCGATCTGGCGCGCTTCCAGTGGGCGATCTTCAGCAGCCGCAACGCCGTCCAGTTTGCCTTGAGCCGCCTGCAGGCGCTGGCGCGGCAGTGGCCCGCGTCCACCCGCATCGCTGCCGTTGGTCGGGAGACCGCGCGCGCCCTGAAGGATTTCGGCCTCGGCGTCGATCTGGTACCAGAACGTTTCAGTTCCGAGGGGCTGCTGGAACATCCCGCCCTGCTCGAGGTGCGGGGGGAGCGGATCGCCCTCTTCGCCGGTGATCAAGGACGGGAGCTTTTGGAACGTACCCTGGGTGAGCGCGGCGCTCTGGTGGAAAAGGTCTACTGTTACCGACGCAGTGTGCCCGGCGCCAATCCCACGCCACTTCTGCACGCCTGGGCTCGGGGTGAACTGCAGGCCGTGACGGTCACGAGTCCGGAGATCTTCAACAACTTCTACCAGATGGTCGGGGGTCTCGGGCAGCGTTGGCTCAAGACCACGCCCATCGTCGCCATCAGCCCCCTGACGGCCGAAGCCATTACGGCCAAGGGGCTGCCCGCGCCCTGGGTGGCTCCAGAGGCGAGTAACCAGGGTTTACTGCAGGCCCTGCAGGACTGGGCCGCGCACACGGAGGGTTCGGGAAAATGA
- the hemB gene encoding porphobilinogen synthase yields the protein MTATLPIPPHFALRHQPRRLRRRAAMRAMLRETQLQASDFLLPIFLVEGTGVREEIASMPGVFRHSIDSCLQLCGEAVARRIPGVLLFGVVAAQCKDASGSASWDSNGLVQRATRAIREHYPDLLVIADACFCEYTDHGHCGVLAPDGDRDDPATLENLQRQALSYAEAGVDVIAPSGMVDGMVLAIREALDAARYERVAVLSYAIKYASAFYGPFRDAADSAPSFGDRRAYQMDPANRREAFRELALDLEEGADMVMVKPAMPYLDILRDVRERCDFPVLAYQVSGEYSMLRAAAAAGALELQRSVLESLLAIKRAGADAIISYFAIEVADWLD from the coding sequence ATGACCGCCACTTTACCCATTCCACCCCACTTCGCCCTGCGCCACCAGCCGCGGCGGCTGCGCCGTCGCGCAGCCATGCGTGCCATGCTGCGCGAGACCCAATTGCAGGCCAGCGACTTCCTCTTGCCGATCTTCTTGGTGGAGGGTACGGGTGTTCGTGAGGAAATAGCCTCCATGCCCGGAGTTTTCCGCCACAGTATCGACTCCTGCCTGCAACTGTGCGGCGAAGCGGTTGCCCGACGAATCCCCGGGGTTCTGCTCTTTGGTGTCGTCGCCGCGCAGTGCAAGGACGCCAGTGGATCTGCCTCCTGGGACAGCAATGGTCTGGTGCAACGTGCCACTCGCGCCATCCGCGAACACTACCCGGATCTGCTGGTGATTGCCGACGCCTGTTTTTGCGAATATACCGACCATGGGCACTGCGGGGTACTCGCCCCCGATGGCGATCGCGACGATCCAGCCACCCTGGAGAATTTGCAGAGACAGGCCCTGTCCTATGCCGAGGCCGGCGTCGACGTCATCGCCCCCTCGGGCATGGTGGACGGCATGGTCCTCGCCATTCGCGAGGCCCTGGATGCAGCCCGCTACGAGCGCGTCGCCGTACTCTCCTACGCCATAAAGTACGCCAGCGCCTTTTATGGCCCCTTCCGCGACGCAGCGGACAGCGCCCCAAGCTTCGGCGACCGCCGAGCCTACCAGATGGATCCCGCCAATCGCCGGGAGGCCTTTCGGGAACTCGCCCTCGACCTCGAGGAAGGTGCGGACATGGTCATGGTCAAGCCCGCCATGCCTTACCTCGACATACTCCGGGACGTGCGCGAGCGCTGCGATTTCCCGGTCCTGGCTTATCAGGTTTCCGGCGAGTACAGCATGCTGCGTGCCGCTGCCGCGGCCGGCGCCCTCGAACTCCAACGCAGCGTCCTGGAGTCCTTGCTGGCCATCAAACGTGCCGGCGCCGATGCCATCATCAGCTACTTTGCCATCGAGGTCGCAGACTGGCTGGACTGA
- a CDS encoding energy transducer TonB — protein sequence MKRQARGRRGFLRDLRARAPWSAYFGLSARDLDRLFPWLLLSSLGLGGIFLFVRDVGLLHVPRVPPISSYVQIDLVSAPAEATGTPALPMPTRGPGLPVVRAPATRAPSTAQSDPKAQLAAYLLAWERRVAEVAGASLAGHSIPQGRLIVAITIDPTGQLRRVEILRGQQHRDLVLAVESILQQAAPFPPLPPSWQHPPQELRIVRTWNFE from the coding sequence GTGAAGCGGCAGGCTCGCGGCAGGCGAGGATTCCTGCGGGATCTGCGGGCCCGTGCCCCGTGGTCTGCGTACTTTGGCCTGAGCGCCAGAGATCTGGATCGACTCTTTCCTTGGCTGCTCTTGTCAAGCCTCGGCCTTGGCGGCATCTTCCTCTTCGTCCGGGACGTGGGACTGCTGCACGTGCCGCGCGTGCCGCCCATTTCTTCCTACGTTCAGATAGACCTGGTCTCCGCACCCGCTGAAGCGACAGGCACGCCTGCTTTGCCCATGCCGACGCGCGGGCCGGGCCTCCCCGTGGTGCGGGCCCCCGCAACGCGAGCCCCCAGCACGGCGCAATCCGATCCCAAAGCGCAGCTCGCCGCCTATCTGCTGGCCTGGGAGCGACGGGTGGCCGAGGTCGCCGGGGCCAGCCTCGCCGGGCACAGCATACCTCAGGGTCGGCTGATCGTGGCCATCACCATCGATCCCACTGGGCAACTGCGTCGGGTGGAGATCCTGCGCGGTCAACAGCACCGCGATCTCGTCCTGGCTGTGGAAAGCATCCTGCAACAGGCAGCACCCTTCCCCCCCCTGCCACCATCGTGGCAGCACCCGCCGCAGGAACTGCGCATCGTGCGCACCTGGAACTTCGAGTAA